Sequence from the Sphingobacteriaceae bacterium GW460-11-11-14-LB5 genome:
TTTTTGATTCCCAGGTAATGGCATTGTAATCATGGTTAACGCCGGTACCTTCATTATTTACATTAGGGTCATTGTAGTATATAATACTGGTTACATTACCGGTAGAAGTAAACTTGCCGGATACTACTATAGACGCTAAAGTACTCGAATAGCTGGCATATATCTTATTAATGCTACTGGTTACGGCGCCATAATAGGTATTGGAATTGTTATTGAAAACCTGATTTACATTTAAAATCGCCGCATCTGCAGCCGTTAAAAATGTAGGGCTTTTACCTAAAGTTCCGTTACCCGCCCACATTAAGGCCATCCCTAAGGTTGAGTTTTCGGAAACTTTTTGCCTGTTGTGCGGCAGATTTAATCCATGACCCAGCTCATGTACCATACCGCCAAACCACACACTAAAGCGATTGCCTACGGTAGTGCTTAAGCCCAGGTTTGCAATGTCCATTTCTTCATAATCCAAAGCATAACACCACCTGCCGGTACCATAAAACGGACCTCCGCTTGGTGTGCCATTCGAACCGATGGAATACCTTGGAATAATGATCAGAGTATGATCGCTGGTTTTATCTGCCGGATGTGCAGCAAAATAAGCATTTACCTCACTTGCTACTGCGCCGTTTCCTCCCGAGTAGGGATAACTGGCTTTTGGAAGTGTTCCTCTAATGGTTAAGATTTTTACATTTCCGGCGCCATCATCAGCAAGACCAAATGTTTTGTTGCCGTAACCGTTGCGATTCATTTCTTGTCTGTACCAGTCTTGGGTCCATAATAAAAGATCACTCAATCTTTTTCTGTAACCGGCAAGGGTATCGAGATCGTTAGGTACAAAATACACAATATTTACATTGCGACTTTGTGTAATAATGTTAGTGGTAGCCTGTTTTTTGCTAATAGAGAGGGTTTTTTCCTCAGGTTGCAATACTTCGGCTTTTTTACAAGACAGGGTAAATAAGCAGGCGCAGAATAGCCCTGTTAAAAGTAGACTGTTTTTTTTCATACGATAATTTTAGGTTTAGGTTGATAATATAGGGAATTGGTTATTGTTGCTATCTTATATGCTGTACTCAGCCTCTTTGCCTAATCTTATCGGTTTTATACCAAGATTATACCACCATAGTTTGCCAGTCGCGGCCGCTATCCCAAATCTTAAAAAGCGCGTATTGTAAGTAGATTTTTATCTTATCCAGATTTAAGTTACACACAAACTTATACAGTAGGAGGAATTAAAACCGCGCAAACGTTTGTGTTACATCAAACGTAATAGATTTAAACAATAGCGTATAAATGCCATTCAAACAGGTTTTTACGGCTATTTGATTACTTTTTTATATGACATTAAAATTTATGAAGCGCAAACGTTTGATTGACTTGTATTAACTGTTTGATTTGCCTGTAGATGGATGTGTACAGCTGAATGTAGTGCGCTACAAAGGAGAATTAAATCTTTGCCTAAAAGGTAGGCTTAAAAGGGGGAGGGCAATGTTATTATTTGTCGTCATTTCGAGCGGAGTGCAACGTAACCGAGAATTCTAAGAGGAGTAAATCTCTCCCCCAAATGTTCGGGGCTGCGCTACAGTCGAGATGACGACTTTTTTATTGAAATTATCACGATTAGCTCTGATCGTCAGTATCTGCGTCAGGTGCATTCTTTTGAACCGATTCGATGCCGTTATCTCTGGCAGAACTACTTTCGTACATCTCGCTGGAGCCAATCAACTGGCCATTTGTAGCCTTCAAAGTGAAATAGTACTTGCCATTAGATGAGGTCTTTTTTTCAAACTTTGAATCATCCTGTGCATTTTTTTTAACCGATTCGATCCCGTTTTCGCAGCTCGATTTGGCTGAATAGCCTTCGCTTGTTAAAATGGTCTGGCCATTGCCGGCTTTAAGATTAAACTGGAATTCTCCGTTCGATCTTTTAGTAATTACAAATTTTCCCATAGGTCTGATTTTAATTTATTACCTGGTTAGCATTTTAACCTAAATAACTAGGTATTATTCCTAAAGTTATTAAAGTTTGTAACCAATTACAATAAGCAGATAAGAGAATTAATGAAAATTTAACCCAGACTATTGGTAAATTTCATACGGATGCCGCTTTGGAAGTTTTGGATAATTTTGAAAATTTCGATCAAGGTTACTTTTTCGATTTTAGTTAAACTATCAATTTCAATAAAATTATTCGGCGCTGCCTGATCATTGATAATCAGATTGGCCTGATGTTTTAATCTCAACCCCATCAGATAATAATAGGACTGTGAAAGTTCGTTAAACTGCTCTTCACTAAAAACACCTAATTCCCTGAGCGCTTTTAAACGCTCGCCGGTATTTTCTTTTTGAAAAATCCTGTTTTGTAAAGCATAAACCCTTGCTAAATCTACAATAGGGGTCATGGCTGTTTTAATATCGAATACTTCTTTTTTATGGATTTTTTGCGTTCTGATATTTCTAAAATAAGTGAGCGGTGGCTCATAAAGTAAAGCATTTTTGGCCAGGTATACATAGAATTTTTCGATAGGCTTCTGCAGTTCTTCATCAACAAAAGATCTCAGACTTTCCATAATGGTTAAGTCACCATAAATGGCCCTGCAATCGAAAAATGCTGCAAATTTTACAGCAGCTTCAGGCAAAGCTTCTTCTATCCAGTTTTTATAATTGTATTTCCAGTGGGAAAGTGAATGGGTCCAGTTTGGGTTGGTTGCCATATAATCGCCATCGCAGTATACAAAACCAACAAAATTTAGTTTGTCAGAAACCTGTGTAGCCAGGTCTAGAAAATAGGAGCGTACGGCTGCTCTTTTATCTTCTCCGGTATCTTCGTAAATAATGGCATTGTCCTGATCGGTTTTGAGGCTCAGTTCTTTTCGTCCCTCGCTGCCCAAAACCATAAACACAAACTTTGCAGGTGGCGGACCCAGTTTTGCAATTACTTCTTCGATAATTTTAAAAGAAATGGTATCAGCAATGGTCGTTACGACTTCGTTCACAATTTTCGAATGAACGCCTCTTGCCAGTAACTGCGCAACAATATTGGGTACCTTTTGCCATTTTAGTTTTAAATCGCTGGTGTTTACAGCCGATTTTACAGATTGAATGAAAACTAATGGCGATTCTGCCTGTTCGCTTAAAAGGCGGTTCCTGCTCAGAAAACCAACATAATTACCATTGTCGTTTACCAATAAATATCTGGATTTTTTGCTGAACATCATCAATATCGCCTCATACACATAAGCATCCGGACTTATGGTAACAATATGGGTGTCCATCACTTCATCAATCGGCAAATTTGGATTCAGTTGTTTAGCGATGACATTATCCCTTAAAGTAATATCGGTTACGAAACCCAGGTAAACATCCTGATCATTTTTAATAAAAAGACAACTGGTTTTTTGTTCTGACATTTTAATTGCCGCCTCGAAAATAGGCGTGCCTGGGCTGCAACTCACTATCTTTTTGAAAGTAATGTCTCCAATGCGGGCGGTATAAATTTGATCGGCTAATTTATCTTCCATTAAAAAGTCCCTGTAAAATTCTTTTAAACGAAAATTCTTTTGTCTTTTTCTGTTCCAGGTTAAAAGTATGCTCCTGATGGTAGGCTGAAGTTAAGGTAATTTTGTCTGTTTTTAAAAGATGAAAGAAAATCTTTGCCGTATTTGATGCGTCTGATAAGGCATTGTGGGCATTTTCAGGTATTTCATTAAATAATATAGTGTAAAATTTATCCAGTTTTAAATGACTGATTACCGTATTGGTGATATAGGGTGCACTCGCTTTCATGGTACAGAAAAAAGCAAGATTTTTAAATATGTTTTCCCTTCCAATGCGGTATAATTCAACATTCACCATGTGATAATCGAGCTCAATGAAATGTCCGATAACCAAGGGCTGGTATTTTTCGATATCTTCAGCAAACTGCAACATCACCTTTTCCTTGTTTTCGCCATGCGTATGCAAATATTCAGGGCTAATTTTGTGAATTTTTAAGGCCGCTTTATCAATGATGAAATCGGTATTTTTAATGTAGTGATTCTCGCGCTTAACTTCCTGGTAAGATTGATCATAAATAATCCAGGCAATTTGGACAATATGCGGCCAGTTCTTTTCTTTAGAATAAGGTGCTGTCCAGTTTTTAGGCAGACCTGAAGTTTCGGTATCAACAACGAGGAAGTATTCTTGCAATTTTAAATGGTTAGCGTTTAAGATTGAACGATTTCAAAGGTAATTAATTAAGAATGTAAACTATAATTATTCCTAAATCCTTCCCGGAAAAGCAATTTATAAATAAAGCGTTATTTATTTGTTAAAGTGAAAGATTTGCAGTTATTTGGTGCCAAAATTTAATTAAAATATGCGCTCTCTATTATTTAGCTCCCTAGCCTGTATATTGTGCCTGAGTTCTGCCTTTGCTCAGCAAAAGCTCGGAGAAAACATGCATTTCAAAAAACTTGATAACGGTTTAGAAGTGCTGGTGGTTGTAGACCGGACTGTGCCGCTGGTGACCATCGAAATGGCTTGTAGAAATGGTTCTTTTACCGAAACCGACGAATTTAATGGCTTAAGTCACCTTTACGAACATTTGTTTTTTAAGGCCAATAAAGATTATCCCGATTTCGAACGTTTAAACTCGAGAATGAACGATCTGGATATCAATTCGAATGCCACGACCAGAGAAGAGGTGGTGAATTATTTTTTTACACTTCCGGCTGCTAATTTAAAGCCAGGGTTAAGTTTAATGAATTCCTCCATTCGTTATCCAAAATTCATAAAAGAAGATATGGCTTTGGAAAATGAAGTGGTAAATGCTGAATTTACCAGGCACGAATCGAGTCCGATATTTGCTTTGATAGAAGCCAATTCGCGGCACATGTGGGGCGCAAATTATTCCCGTAAAAATGTAATCGGGAGTCATGAGGTGATTTTATCAGCTACTCCATCAAAAATGGATTCCATTAAAAATAAATATTACTGGCCAAACAACGCTGTGCTGGTAATTGCAGGTGATGTTAAGGTAGATGAAGCTTTTAGCTATGTAAATTCTGTTTTCGGAAGCTGGAAACGCTCGCCGGTTGATCCTTTTGTGAAATGGCCAATTCCGGAGTTTAAACCGCTTCAAAAAAACGATTATTATTTTGTAGAATCGAATAAAAGCCCTGTTCCGTTTATGCTTTTTAGCTGGCATGGTCCCGATACCAGGAACGATATTCCAGCTACCTATGCTGCTGACGTTTTCTCTTTCATTGTGAATCAAAACGGTTCTAAAATGAAACAGGCACTTATTAATTCAGGATTAGCGCAACAGGCCGATGTGAATTATTACACGCAAAAATATACAGGGCCAATTAGTTTGATGGTGAGCCCTAATCCGGCAAAAATAAAGGAATGTTATGAGGAAGTGCTGAAGCAGATTTCGCTTTGGGCCAATGAAGATTATTTGTCTGATTTACAGATTGAAAGAGCCAAAAGGTTATTGTCTATCGAACAGGTAGAAAGGAGAGAAGTTACTTCCGATTATGCACATTTACTTTCCTTTTGGTGGGCTTCAGCATCAATTGATTATTATACGCATTACGAAGAAAATGTAAATAAAGTAACCAGGAAGGATTTGCTCGATTATGTACGCAAGTATATTAAAGATAAACCTTATTGTGCTGGCCTGATGATGGATAAAGCAGGTATGAATGAAGTGAAGCCGGCAACATTTTTTAAATCATCTAAATAACCTTACGCTCCATGAAACGATTTATATTTTTAATCAACTTTATTTTAGTTTTTCATCTTGCCAACGCGCAAACCAAAGCCATTTCATTTGATGTGAATGGTTTAAAGGTGATTTTAAAATCTACTCAGAAAGAAACAGTTAGTATGAGCATGTTTTTTAAAGGTGGAGTGATGAATTATAACGCTGAAAGGGCTGGAATTGAAAACCTGGCTTTGGCTGCTGCAGCTACCTGTGGTACTAAAAATTACAGCGTTGTTGATTATCAGGAGCTGGCTGATGAGTACGGAATTGATATTTCTGGTTCATCGAGAACAGACTATGGCACCATTAGCATGGATTGTATTTCCAAGTATCTTGATCAGGGCTGGAAACTTTTTTCAGATGCCGTAATTAATCCGGCCTTTGATAAAACGGAGTTTCAGACGACTAAAGAGCGGATGATTACGGGGATTTATCACAGTCAATCTGATCCTGAAACAAGGATTGAGCAGCTGACCATGGAAAGCATGTTTAAAGATTCGCCTTACAGCATTAATCCTTTGGGTACAAGCAAAACCGTAGGCGGTTTTACCGCCGAAATGGTGAGTAATTATTACCATAGCGAATTGTTGAACAAGAATAAAATGTTTCTGGTTGTAGCTGGAAACATTACGAAGGAAGAACTGGAAAAGAAGATTCAGGCTTCTTTTAGCGGCCTTAAAGGAAAAACCTACACGCCACCCGTTTACGATCGCAAGACTTTAACAGGAGAGCATCTGGTAATTGAACAAAGAGATATTGCGACCAATTACATGAGTTGTATTATGAATGCACCAACCATGACAAATGCCGATTATTATGCTTTTGTGCTAACCATTAATGCATTAAGTGGGAGTATGAATTATGAGCTGAGAACTAAATTGGGTTTATCATATGCGCCGGGTGCAACCGTTAAAGTACAACAGATTCCATATACTTCTATGTTTGTAAGCACTACACAACCTAAAAAAGCTTTTAAAGCGATGATTTCGGTTTATAATAATATTAGGGAAGGGAAATATGGAGAGCGTTATCTTGAGGCCTTAAAAAAAGAGCATCGTGACCGCTACTACAGGCATCAGGAAAGTGCAAGTTCGATTGTGAAAGATTTAGGTGAAGCTGAAGTGCTGGGCGATTACAGTATTACGGAGAATATGGTCGCCAATTTTAACAAAGTAAGCTTGCAGGACATGAAAGATTCTTTTGCAAAGTATTTAAAAGGTGCCATTTGGATATACCTGGGCGATGAACAAGTAGGTAGAGCTGCTTTTCAGTAGCTCTTTTGGTCGTCATTTCGAGCGAAGTGCAACGCAGCCGAGAAATCTGTTAGATAGTTCTCTCCCGAACGTTCGGGACTGCACTTCAGTCGAGATGACGACTTTTTCTATTTTATTCGCACTATTTACTAATCAACAAAAATGCAACTGCAGCTAATACCGACCCGATTATTGGCCCAACAATGGGTACCCAGGCATAACTCCAGTCGCTACCTCCTTTTCCTTTCATTGGGATTAAAAAATGAATAATCCGCGGTCCTAAATCTCTTGCCGGATTTATGGCATATCCGGTGGTTCCACCTAAGGCCAAACCAATTACCCATACTAAAAATGCGACCGGAATGGCGCCCATCGAACCTAAACCGATAGGCGTGGTCACCGTTTCTTTGGTGCCCATACTGGCATCAGTAAAATAAAAGATGACAAATATTAAAACGAAAGTGCCGATAATTTCTGACAACAAATTGGACGAGATATTTCTGATGGCTGGAGCGGTTGCAAAAGGAGCAGCCTTTAAACCCTGATCATCTGTGGCATCGAAATGATCTTTGTAAATAAGCCAAACCAGAAAAGATCCAGTCATTGCACCCGCGAGTTGTGCGATAATATAAAACGGAGCCAATGCCCAGCTAAAGCCTTTTCCGATGGCAAGTCCGAGGGTTACAATTGGATTTAAGTGCGCTCCGCTGTACGGACCGGCTACCACAACCCCAACAAATACGGCAAGTGCCCAGGCGGTAGTAATGACAATCCATCCGCTATTATTTCCTTTAGTACCTTTAAGCACTACGTTAGCTACTACACCATTTCCTAAAAGAATCATTAGTGCTGTACCAATAAATTCTGCAAGATATACATTCATATAATTAAATTCTTATCCGATTAAAATTTGTTCAATTAGTCTTCTGCGTTTACTCTTGCCGCTTTTATGGCTCTATTCCAGCCCTTTATTCTTTCTGTATTATCAATTCCCTCCTCGGCAACAAAAGTCCTGTTGATTTTCCATTGCGAACGGATCTGATCGATGCTTTTCCAGAAACCTGTGGCTAATCCGGCCAGGTAAGCAGCACCAATAGCGGTCACTTCTGTTACATCTGGTCTGATTACTTTACAGTTTAACAGGTCGGCCTGAAACTGCATTAATAAATCGTTGGCTGTAGCACCACCATCTACCCTTAATTCGGCAATATTTACGCCTGCATCTGCTTCCATCGCTTTTAAAACATCCATGGTTTGATAGGCAATACTTTCCAGGGCTGCCCTGGCGATATGCGATTTGTTTGTGCCGCGGGTTAACCCGGTGATGGTCCCTCGTGCATGTTGATCCCAGTGTGGCGCACCTAAACCAGCAAAAGCAGGAACAACATAAACCCCATCGGTATCTTTTACTTTTTTAGCTAAGGTTTCTACATCTGCCGATTTGGAAATGAGTCCCATTTCATCGCGAAGCCACTGAACAACCGCGCCGCCGATAAAAATACTACCCTCCAGGGCATAGTTTACTTCTCCATTGATTTGCCAGGCGATAGTGGTTAACAGGTTGTTGGCAGAAATTTTTGGCTTCGATCCAATATTCATCAACATAAAACAGCCGGTACCGTAGGTATTTTTGACCATCCCGGTTTCGGTACACATTTGCCCGAATAAAGCTGATTGCTGATCGCCTGCTATACCTGCAATAGGAATTTTTGCGGCCAGTATACGGCCAGCGGTTTCACCATAAACCTCGCTCGACGATTTTACCTCCGGCAGCATGGCTTTTGGTATAGAAAAAAGTTCAAGCAATTCGTCATCCCAGCTTAAGGTGTGGATGTTATAGAGCATTGTTCGAGATGCATTACTGACATCGGTTACATGTTTTTCGCCTGCTGTTAGTTTCCAGATTAACCAGGTATCAATGGTTCCGAAGGCAAGTTTTCCGGCTTCAGCTTTTTCCCTTGCACCGGCAACATTTTGTAAGATCCATCTGGCTTTGGTCGCCGAAAAATAAGAATCTATAATCAGTCCGGTTTTTTCCTGTATTTTACTGGCCAGTCCTTGTGCTTTAATTTCATCGCAATAAGCAGATGTACGCCTGTCTTGCCAAACAATGGCATTGTAAATCGGTTGTCCGGTTTCTTTATCCCAAACCACAGTGGTTTCGCGCTGATTGGTAATACCGATAGAATCGATATCACCTACGGTTAAGCCTGCTTTAACAATCACTTCGGTTACAACAGCCAATTGTGTCGACCAGATTTCCATTGGATCGTGTTCTACCCAACCTGCTTTGGGATAAATCTGTGTGAATTCTCGTTGTGCAATGGCAACAATTTCGCCATTGTGATTAAAAATAATTGCTCTCGAACTTGTGGTTCCCTGATCGATAGACAAGATGTATTTACTCATAATTAGGAATTTGGTTAATTGGCTAAAGCCGATTCGGTTATTTTAGGTGTTGAATGGTAAATATAACCATCGGCTAATTTATTAAAAGTTTCGATTTGGTTAGTTTCCCAGTTTTTATCGGCAGATAATTCTTGGGCCAGGAGGGAAGCTACTCTGGGCGCCATATCTTTGGCTGCCTGCGCATTAATAAATAGTATCCTTAATCGTCTGCTTAAAATATCTTCTACCGTTTCGGCCATTTCATTTCGTGCAGACCAAATCACTTCAGCTTCAGTAAAAGGGAATGCCGGATTTAATTTATTTCCAAGGCCTGGATCTTGCACAATTAAAGCTTCAATTTTACTGCGATCAGTGCCATATATAGCTAAATGATGATCTCCGGTAGTGGTTGAACTGCCGTGTATGCTTAAATTTTGAGTTACACATGCTTTCGATTCTAAACCGCCATGGGTGATGGCTAAATCTACAGTTTCTTCTGCCATTCGGCGATAGGTCGTCCATTTCCCACCGGTAATGGTTATCAATCCCTTTGCTGAAACAATCAGTTTATGGTCTCTGCTAATTTCTTTCGTACTGTTTCCATCGCCGTTGGTAGGAGCAGCCAAAGGACGTAAACCTGAGAATACACTTAAAATATCTTTTTCCAAAGGTTTGCGGTTAAAATAACTCGCCGCAGTACTCATAATAAAATCTACTTCTTTTTTAAGTGCCCTGGGTTCTAAACTATGTTCGTCTAATGGCGTGTCTGTTGTGCCCACCAACAAATGATCGTGCCATGGAACAGCAAATAAAACACGTCCATCAGAGGTTTTGGGTATCATTAAGGCCGATTCGCTATTTAAAAAACTTTTATCTAACACCACATGTACACCCTGGCTGGGGCGCACCATTTTTTTTGAATTCGGGTTATTCATTTGAAGGATATCATCCACAAACACTCCCGTGGCATTAATCACTATTTTGCCATTATATTTTGCCGTTAAACCAGTGATGGTGTCTTCTGTTTCAATACCAGTAACCTGATCACCACTTTTTAATAAGCCGGTTACCTTTGTATAATTCAATAACGATGCACCGTTTTCAATAGCGGTTTGTGCAATGTTTATCGCTAAACGGGCATCATCAAACTTGCCGTCGTAATACCTGATGCTTCCTTTTAATCCCTTCTCCTTAATGCCAGGCATCATGGTTAGAGTTTCTTTTTTAGAGAAAAACTTAGATTTGCCAAAGCTATATTTGCCTGCTAACCAATCGTAAAGCGTAAGTCCGGTTAAATATTTTACAACAGAGAACCAATCGTAGCAGGGAATCAGAAATTCTTCTTTATTTACCAGGTGTTTCGCATTTTGTTGTAACAGGCCACGTTCTTTTAATGCATGTTTAACCAAACCGATATCACCCTGGGCAAGATAGCGCACACCACCATGTACCAGTTTAGTACTCCTGCTGGATGTTCCTTTGGCAAAATCTGATTGCTCTACGAGTAAAGTTTTAAAACCCCGGCTTGCAGCGTCTAATGCAGTGCCCAAACCTGTAGCACCTCCGCCAATAATAATGAAGTCCCAATTTATGTTTTCTGCGATATGATGCGGGTGTAATCTTTTCATTTAAATCTATAAAAATAATAAAACGAAACAATACGCAATTATAAGAAATCATAATCGAAATAATATAATATGTGTGTTAAAAATTTATTAAATATTTGTGTAAAATATTTTAAAGAATGTTTTTATTGCTAATTTGCAGCACGCTAATTAAATATACTATGATGAATTTGGCTGAGAGGCACCAGTTTATTTTAAGTCGCCTGCAACGTGATCAGTACATAAATGTAGTCGATTTATGTAAGGAATTGAAAGTATCGTCTGTAACAATAAGAAAGGACTTAAAACTACTGGAAGATAAAAGTCTTCTATTTAGAACACATGGAGGTGCTACTGTAAACAATCCATATACGGTA
This genomic interval carries:
- a CDS encoding signal transduction protein is translated as MEDKLADQIYTARIGDITFKKIVSCSPGTPIFEAAIKMSEQKTSCLFIKNDQDVYLGFVTDITLRDNVIAKQLNPNLPIDEVMDTHIVTISPDAYVYEAILMMFSKKSRYLLVNDNGNYVGFLSRNRLLSEQAESPLVFIQSVKSAVNTSDLKLKWQKVPNIVAQLLARGVHSKIVNEVVTTIADTISFKIIEEVIAKLGPPPAKFVFMVLGSEGRKELSLKTDQDNAIIYEDTGEDKRAAVRSYFLDLATQVSDKLNFVGFVYCDGDYMATNPNWTHSLSHWKYNYKNWIEEALPEAAVKFAAFFDCRAIYGDLTIMESLRSFVDEELQKPIEKFYVYLAKNALLYEPPLTYFRNIRTQKIHKKEVFDIKTAMTPIVDLARVYALQNRIFQKENTGERLKALRELGVFSEEQFNELSQSYYYLMGLRLKHQANLIINDQAAPNNFIEIDSLTKIEKVTLIEIFKIIQNFQSGIRMKFTNSLG
- a CDS encoding peptidase M16; protein product: MRSLLFSSLACILCLSSAFAQQKLGENMHFKKLDNGLEVLVVVDRTVPLVTIEMACRNGSFTETDEFNGLSHLYEHLFFKANKDYPDFERLNSRMNDLDINSNATTREEVVNYFFTLPAANLKPGLSLMNSSIRYPKFIKEDMALENEVVNAEFTRHESSPIFALIEANSRHMWGANYSRKNVIGSHEVILSATPSKMDSIKNKYYWPNNAVLVIAGDVKVDEAFSYVNSVFGSWKRSPVDPFVKWPIPEFKPLQKNDYYFVESNKSPVPFMLFSWHGPDTRNDIPATYAADVFSFIVNQNGSKMKQALINSGLAQQADVNYYTQKYTGPISLMVSPNPAKIKECYEEVLKQISLWANEDYLSDLQIERAKRLLSIEQVERREVTSDYAHLLSFWWASASIDYYTHYEENVNKVTRKDLLDYVRKYIKDKPYCAGLMMDKAGMNEVKPATFFKSSK
- a CDS encoding aquaporin gives rise to the protein MNVYLAEFIGTALMILLGNGVVANVVLKGTKGNNSGWIVITTAWALAVFVGVVVAGPYSGAHLNPIVTLGLAIGKGFSWALAPFYIIAQLAGAMTGSFLVWLIYKDHFDATDDQGLKAAPFATAPAIRNISSNLLSEIIGTFVLIFVIFYFTDASMGTKETVTTPIGLGSMGAIPVAFLVWVIGLALGGTTGYAINPARDLGPRIIHFLIPMKGKGGSDWSYAWVPIVGPIIGSVLAAVAFLLISK
- a CDS encoding glycerol kinase; the protein is MSKYILSIDQGTTSSRAIIFNHNGEIVAIAQREFTQIYPKAGWVEHDPMEIWSTQLAVVTEVIVKAGLTVGDIDSIGITNQRETTVVWDKETGQPIYNAIVWQDRRTSAYCDEIKAQGLASKIQEKTGLIIDSYFSATKARWILQNVAGAREKAEAGKLAFGTIDTWLIWKLTAGEKHVTDVSNASRTMLYNIHTLSWDDELLELFSIPKAMLPEVKSSSEVYGETAGRILAAKIPIAGIAGDQQSALFGQMCTETGMVKNTYGTGCFMLMNIGSKPKISANNLLTTIAWQINGEVNYALEGSIFIGGAVVQWLRDEMGLISKSADVETLAKKVKDTDGVYVVPAFAGLGAPHWDQHARGTITGLTRGTNKSHIARAALESIAYQTMDVLKAMEADAGVNIAELRVDGGATANDLLMQFQADLLNCKVIRPDVTEVTAIGAAYLAGLATGFWKSIDQIRSQWKINRTFVAEEGIDNTERIKGWNRAIKAARVNAED
- a CDS encoding FAD-dependent oxidoreductase; translated protein: MKRLHPHHIAENINWDFIIIGGGATGLGTALDAASRGFKTLLVEQSDFAKGTSSRSTKLVHGGVRYLAQGDIGLVKHALKERGLLQQNAKHLVNKEEFLIPCYDWFSVVKYLTGLTLYDWLAGKYSFGKSKFFSKKETLTMMPGIKEKGLKGSIRYYDGKFDDARLAINIAQTAIENGASLLNYTKVTGLLKSGDQVTGIETEDTITGLTAKYNGKIVINATGVFVDDILQMNNPNSKKMVRPSQGVHVVLDKSFLNSESALMIPKTSDGRVLFAVPWHDHLLVGTTDTPLDEHSLEPRALKKEVDFIMSTAASYFNRKPLEKDILSVFSGLRPLAAPTNGDGNSTKEISRDHKLIVSAKGLITITGGKWTTYRRMAEETVDLAITHGGLESKACVTQNLSIHGSSTTTGDHHLAIYGTDRSKIEALIVQDPGLGNKLNPAFPFTEAEVIWSARNEMAETVEDILSRRLRILFINAQAAKDMAPRVASLLAQELSADKNWETNQIETFNKLADGYIYHSTPKITESALAN